Proteins from a genomic interval of Pseudomonas paeninsulae:
- a CDS encoding TRAP transporter small permease yields MTPLHKLYTLSGWLSGVFLVLICLLVVAQIVARQLGTMVPSADEFAAYAMAASGFLGLPYALQRGAHVRVEMLCKLLPARGRFFADVLSTFIGLSIAAYLAWYCSLFVIESYEFDEVSSGLLPIPMWLPQLSMLLGTLILVIAMAERLVLVCLGRRFEVAEVSTAMSE; encoded by the coding sequence ATGACGCCATTGCATAAGCTTTACACCCTATCCGGATGGCTGTCCGGTGTGTTTCTCGTCCTGATCTGCCTGTTGGTAGTCGCGCAGATCGTCGCGCGTCAGCTAGGCACGATGGTGCCTTCGGCGGATGAGTTTGCTGCTTACGCCATGGCCGCCTCAGGCTTCCTGGGGTTGCCTTATGCCTTGCAGCGTGGCGCACACGTGCGCGTCGAAATGCTCTGTAAGTTGTTGCCGGCTCGTGGGCGTTTTTTTGCCGATGTGCTGAGTACCTTCATCGGGCTGTCGATCGCCGCCTATCTGGCCTGGTATTGCAGCCTGTTCGTGATCGAGTCCTACGAGTTCGACGAAGTATCGTCGGGCCTGCTGCCCATTCCAATGTGGTTGCCGCAGCTGTCGATGCTGCTGGGCACCCTGATCCTGGTTATTGCGATGGCCGAGCGTCTGGTGCTGGTCTGTCTGGGGCGGCGCTTCGAGGTCGCCGAGGTCAGCACGGCGATGAGCGAATGA
- a CDS encoding 5-oxoprolinase subunit PxpA has translation MNSLLLNCDIGESFGPWQMGMDAEVMPYIDCANIACGFHASDPSTMRKTVALAVSHDVRIGAHPAYQDLVGFGRRSMDCSAQEVEDLLLYQIGALEALCRSQGTRVSYVKPHGALYQDMMRKPDILRAVMRAVASYDKSLPVMLMTTSDNRQAQAIGDEFGISLWFEAFADRAYDAAGFLVARSQPGAVHHDSDVIVNQAVTLAKGDALVASDGSALPLQAHTLCVHGDNAGSVAAVQRIRQAFDALAQA, from the coding sequence GTGAACAGCCTGCTTCTGAACTGCGATATCGGCGAAAGTTTTGGCCCTTGGCAAATGGGCATGGATGCCGAGGTCATGCCTTATATCGACTGCGCCAACATCGCCTGCGGCTTCCACGCCTCGGACCCCAGCACCATGCGCAAGACCGTTGCCCTGGCGGTCAGTCATGACGTGCGCATCGGTGCCCACCCGGCCTATCAAGACCTGGTTGGATTCGGCCGCCGTTCGATGGATTGCTCGGCGCAGGAGGTCGAGGACCTGCTGCTCTACCAGATCGGTGCCCTCGAAGCGCTCTGCCGCAGCCAAGGCACTCGCGTCAGCTACGTCAAACCGCACGGCGCGCTGTACCAGGACATGATGCGCAAGCCGGACATTCTCCGCGCGGTAATGCGCGCCGTGGCCAGCTACGACAAGAGCCTGCCGGTGATGCTGATGACCACCAGCGACAACCGCCAGGCGCAAGCCATCGGCGACGAATTCGGCATCAGCCTGTGGTTCGAGGCCTTCGCCGACCGCGCCTATGACGCGGCCGGTTTTCTGGTCGCGCGCAGCCAGCCCGGCGCGGTGCATCACGACAGCGACGTCATCGTCAACCAGGCCGTCACCCTGGCCAAGGGCGACGCACTGGTCGCCAGCGATGGCAGCGCCCTGCCCCTGCAGGCCCACACCCTGTGCGTGCATGGCGACAACGCCGGCTCGGTCGCCGCGGTACAACGCATTCGCCAAGCCTTCGACGCATTGGCCCAGGCATGA
- a CDS encoding LysR family transcriptional regulator: MNLRFLETFVWVARLKSFRLTAEKLFSTQASISSRIAALEDELGVRLFLRDSKGVSLTPEGQKVLEYAERMIDTMQALKQSISDTGNIQGRIRVGAMDTVIHTWLSPFVTKIMERYPAVEIELTADTARNLCDQLQKGYLDIILQTDMVNGDSVRNLELANFPVHWIVPTGSLYHRGYASMNELAKERIITFSKNSRPHQDILNLLHAGNVSAPRISCVNSVAAMTRLVRDGFGIGALPAALVSEELKQGVLTILDDVPQPSPLGMVATWRTGAGLELSEDIVALACEVLCEYAEQMGEAMVALTIPSAEHRAD; encoded by the coding sequence ATGAACCTGAGATTTCTCGAGACTTTTGTGTGGGTGGCGCGACTGAAGAGCTTTCGTCTCACTGCAGAAAAGTTGTTCAGCACCCAGGCCTCTATTTCAAGTCGAATTGCTGCGCTGGAAGACGAGTTGGGGGTGCGCCTGTTTCTGCGTGACTCGAAGGGCGTTTCGCTGACGCCGGAAGGGCAGAAGGTGCTCGAATACGCCGAACGGATGATCGACACCATGCAGGCGTTGAAGCAGTCGATCAGCGATACCGGCAACATCCAGGGGCGCATCCGGGTCGGGGCGATGGACACGGTTATTCACACCTGGCTAAGCCCCTTCGTGACCAAGATCATGGAGCGTTACCCGGCAGTGGAAATCGAGCTGACGGCCGATACCGCGCGTAATCTCTGCGATCAATTGCAGAAGGGCTATCTGGATATCATTTTGCAGACCGACATGGTCAACGGCGACAGTGTGCGCAATCTGGAACTGGCGAACTTCCCAGTGCACTGGATAGTGCCGACTGGCTCGTTGTATCACCGTGGCTATGCATCGATGAATGAATTGGCTAAAGAACGCATCATTACCTTCTCGAAGAATTCCCGCCCGCACCAGGACATCCTCAACCTGCTGCACGCCGGCAATGTCAGCGCGCCGCGGATCAGTTGCGTGAATTCCGTGGCGGCCATGACGCGCTTGGTTCGTGACGGTTTCGGCATCGGCGCGTTACCGGCGGCCTTGGTCAGTGAAGAGCTGAAGCAGGGTGTGCTGACCATCCTCGATGACGTACCGCAACCTTCGCCACTCGGCATGGTTGCCACGTGGCGCACCGGTGCTGGCCTCGAGCTGAGCGAAGACATAGTCGCGCTCGCCTGTGAAGTGCTCTGCGAGTACGCCGAGCAGATGGGCGAAGCCATGGTTGCGTTGACCATCCCTAGCGCAGAACACCGGGCGGACTGA
- a CDS encoding OprD family porin — MTPNQRIAALLIASSLPALANADFISDSKGSLDLRNFYFNRDFRQHNARDKAEEWAQGFLLRLESGYSEGTVGIGVDALGMLGLKLDSGDGTSGSGLLPADRSGGSQDEYSKLDLTAKFRASKSTLRVGSLAFRSPIVSSNDTRLLPASFRGALLNVQEIEKLTLQGGKIDRIKANNSSDYTAMSANRIGGSSDSFVFGGGDYKLTPELSAGLHYGNLQDIYQQYYSTLVYLKPLGEGQSFKTDLRFSRSQEDGNFRDIDNQAFGAMFTYTLGGHAFGAGYQRMSGDDPFPYIASSDPYLVNFIQINDFANIDERSWQARYDYNFAAIGMPGLTFMSRYVSGDNVQVGASNGGKEWERNTDIAYVVQQGALKNFGVKWRNATVRSNFGNDLNENRLILSYSVALW, encoded by the coding sequence ATGACCCCGAACCAACGAATAGCTGCCCTACTGATCGCCAGCAGCCTGCCCGCTCTGGCCAACGCCGATTTCATCAGCGACAGCAAAGGTAGCCTCGATCTGCGCAATTTTTACTTCAACCGTGATTTTCGCCAGCACAACGCACGCGACAAGGCGGAAGAATGGGCCCAGGGCTTTCTCCTGCGCTTGGAGTCAGGCTACAGCGAAGGCACGGTCGGCATAGGCGTCGATGCGCTTGGCATGCTCGGTCTGAAGCTCGACTCCGGTGACGGCACCTCTGGCAGCGGCTTGTTGCCAGCCGACCGCTCCGGCGGCTCGCAGGACGAGTATTCCAAGCTCGACCTGACCGCCAAATTCAGAGCATCCAAGAGCACCCTGCGAGTGGGATCCCTGGCCTTTCGCAGCCCGATCGTTTCCTCGAATGACACGCGCCTGCTCCCCGCATCGTTCCGCGGCGCACTGCTGAATGTGCAAGAGATCGAAAAGCTCACCCTGCAGGGCGGCAAGATCGACCGGATCAAGGCCAACAATTCCAGCGACTACACCGCGATGAGCGCCAACCGCATCGGTGGCAGCAGCGACTCGTTCGTGTTCGGCGGCGGCGATTACAAGCTGACCCCCGAGCTCAGCGCTGGCCTGCACTACGGCAATCTGCAAGACATCTACCAGCAGTACTACAGCACCTTGGTCTACCTCAAGCCACTGGGCGAAGGCCAGTCGTTCAAGACCGACCTGCGCTTCTCCAGGAGCCAGGAAGACGGCAACTTCCGCGACATCGACAACCAGGCCTTCGGCGCCATGTTCACCTACACCCTCGGCGGCCATGCCTTCGGCGCCGGCTACCAGCGCATGAGCGGCGACGACCCGTTTCCGTACATCGCCAGCAGCGATCCCTACCTGGTCAATTTCATCCAGATCAATGACTTCGCCAATATCGACGAACGCTCCTGGCAGGCGCGCTACGACTACAACTTCGCGGCCATTGGTATGCCCGGCCTGACGTTCATGAGCCGCTATGTTTCCGGCGATAACGTACAGGTTGGCGCCAGCAACGGTGGCAAGGAGTGGGAGCGCAACACCGACATCGCCTATGTCGTCCAGCAAGGCGCGCTGAAGAACTTCGGCGTCAAATGGCGGAATGCGACTGTGCGTTCGAACTTCGGCAACGACCTGAACGAGAACCGCCTGATCCTCAGCTACAGCGTGGCGCTCTGGTAA
- a CDS encoding TRAP transporter large permease, giving the protein MEHTIITVTLLVALFALLGGGVWVALSLIGVGIIGMELFGGAPAGSILASTSWASSASWTLTALPLFIWMGEILYRTRLSEDMFNGLSPWMRGLPGRLLHVNVVGCGIFAAVSGSSAATAATIGRISLPELKSRGYPDKIAMGSLAGAGTLGLLIPPSIMMIVYGVAAQVSISRLFIAGILPGLLLLVIFSGFLMLWATFNRDKLPAETEAMPFMDKLRGSKLLIPVVLLIVAVIGSIYAGFATATEAAAVGVVGALLIALCSGSLSRETFMASLMGAVCTSCMIFFILLGAAYLTSAMSFTGLPSALADWIIAKQLSPYLLLLALSVLFIVLGCFLDGISIILLTTAVVLPAVQAAGIDLLWFGIFLILVVEMAQITPPVGFNLFVIQNLTGYDMWTVAKASFPFFLLLVLAAILITVFPQIVLLLPQAMRGA; this is encoded by the coding sequence ATGGAACACACAATAATTACAGTCACTCTGCTGGTGGCGTTGTTTGCGCTGCTGGGTGGGGGAGTATGGGTCGCGCTGTCGCTGATCGGCGTCGGTATTATCGGCATGGAGCTGTTCGGCGGCGCGCCGGCGGGCTCTATTCTCGCCTCTACCAGCTGGGCTTCGAGTGCCAGCTGGACGTTGACGGCATTGCCGCTGTTTATCTGGATGGGCGAGATCCTTTACCGCACGCGGCTTTCGGAAGACATGTTCAATGGTCTGTCGCCGTGGATGCGCGGGCTGCCGGGACGCCTGCTGCATGTCAATGTAGTTGGCTGCGGTATCTTTGCGGCGGTCAGCGGTTCGTCGGCGGCCACGGCGGCGACCATTGGCCGGATTTCCCTGCCGGAACTGAAGTCTCGCGGCTATCCGGACAAAATTGCCATGGGCTCGCTGGCGGGTGCCGGCACCTTGGGACTGTTGATTCCGCCGTCGATCATGATGATTGTCTATGGCGTGGCTGCGCAGGTGTCCATCTCCCGACTGTTCATTGCCGGCATCCTGCCGGGTCTGCTGTTGCTGGTGATCTTCAGTGGTTTTCTCATGCTCTGGGCGACATTCAATCGCGACAAGCTGCCGGCAGAAACCGAAGCCATGCCGTTTATGGATAAGCTGCGGGGTTCCAAGTTACTGATTCCCGTGGTGCTGTTGATCGTGGCAGTGATCGGCTCGATCTACGCCGGCTTTGCTACGGCGACTGAAGCGGCAGCGGTTGGGGTTGTCGGTGCCTTGCTGATTGCCTTGTGTTCCGGCTCACTGAGCCGCGAGACCTTCATGGCGAGTTTGATGGGCGCGGTTTGCACATCGTGCATGATCTTTTTCATTTTGCTGGGGGCCGCTTACCTGACGTCGGCAATGAGCTTCACTGGGCTACCTTCGGCGCTGGCCGACTGGATCATCGCCAAGCAACTGTCGCCCTACCTGCTGCTGTTGGCGTTGAGCGTGTTGTTTATTGTCCTGGGCTGCTTTCTCGACGGTATTTCGATCATCCTGCTGACCACCGCGGTGGTGCTGCCGGCGGTGCAGGCGGCGGGAATCGACCTGCTATGGTTTGGCATCTTCCTCATCCTGGTGGTCGAGATGGCGCAGATAACCCCACCGGTGGGCTTCAATCTGTTCGTCATTCAAAACCTGACGGGCTATGACATGTGGACAGTGGCCAAGGCCAGCTTTCCATTCTTCCTGCTGCTGGTGCTGGCGGCGATCCTGATTACCGTCTTTCCGCAGATCGTTCTGCTGTTACCGCAGGCGATGCGGGGCGCCTGA
- a CDS encoding 5-oxoprolinase subunit B family protein: MTARAPVPRLEVAGIDSLILRLFDCIEESNMPWMLAATERLRASFGAALIDLVPSYTTLLLHYDLEHISASQARELIAQAFADLQPASTTGGRCHSLPTWYDRSVGPELPLLAQRSGLSEAEVIRRHSGHEYQVFAIGFAPGFAFMGLVEEALATPRLSTPRKRIAPGSVGIAERQTAVYPVVSPGGWNLIGRSPAQLFDRSIDGYSLLQPGDRVRFAPIDHAEFIRLGGDDSPLEMT, translated from the coding sequence ATGACTGCACGTGCCCCTGTACCCCGGCTCGAAGTCGCCGGCATCGACAGCCTGATCCTGCGCCTGTTCGACTGCATCGAAGAAAGCAACATGCCCTGGATGCTGGCCGCCACCGAGCGCCTGCGCGCCAGCTTCGGCGCCGCGCTGATCGACCTGGTGCCGTCCTACACCACCCTGCTACTGCACTACGACCTCGAACACATCAGCGCGTCCCAGGCCCGTGAGTTGATCGCCCAGGCGTTCGCCGACCTGCAACCAGCCAGCACCACAGGGGGTCGCTGCCATAGTCTGCCGACCTGGTACGACCGCAGCGTCGGTCCGGAACTCCCGCTGCTGGCGCAGCGCAGCGGCCTCAGTGAGGCCGAAGTCATCCGCCGCCACAGTGGCCATGAATACCAGGTGTTCGCCATCGGCTTCGCACCCGGCTTCGCCTTCATGGGGCTGGTCGAAGAAGCCCTGGCCACGCCACGCCTGAGCACCCCGCGCAAACGCATCGCCCCCGGCAGTGTGGGCATTGCCGAACGCCAGACCGCCGTCTATCCGGTGGTCTCGCCCGGCGGCTGGAACCTGATCGGGCGCAGCCCCGCGCAACTGTTCGACCGCAGCATCGACGGCTACAGCCTGTTGCAGCCGGGCGACCGGGTGCGTTTCGCGCCCATCGACCACGCCGAATTCATCCGCCTCGGCGGCGATGACAGCCCCCTGGAGATGACGTAA
- a CDS encoding 5-oxoprolinase subunit C family protein: MSHSPKTGGLRVERSTPFIQLQDAGRFGVRHLGVTQSGALDWISMYWANWLLGNPLGAAVVEITLGNLNLICEQDACLALTGADLGASLDGQPLAPWHSFMVRQGQQLKFAQPRHGARAYLAAPGGFDAPSVLGSCASIAREELGGLQGNGKPLAAGERLNWSGAERRQRTIDERLIPVFTPAPQLQLVMGAQIGDFSGQSLFDVFNSAWKIDSRSDRMGMRLLGPQLQCRRSSMVSEGIPLGAVQVPPDGQPIVLLNDRQTIGGYPRLGALTPQAVARLAQCLPGEELRLAPVQQESAQEAHLRLLKQWRQG, from the coding sequence ATGAGCCACTCCCCCAAGACTGGCGGCTTGCGCGTCGAACGCAGCACACCCTTTATCCAACTGCAGGATGCCGGTCGCTTCGGCGTGCGCCACCTGGGCGTGACCCAGAGCGGCGCCCTGGACTGGATATCCATGTACTGGGCCAACTGGCTGCTGGGTAATCCGCTCGGCGCCGCCGTAGTGGAAATCACCCTGGGCAATCTCAACCTGATCTGCGAACAGGACGCTTGCCTCGCCCTGACCGGCGCCGATCTCGGCGCCAGCCTGGACGGCCAGCCCCTGGCACCCTGGCACAGCTTCATGGTGCGCCAAGGCCAGCAGCTCAAGTTTGCTCAACCGCGTCACGGCGCGCGCGCCTACCTGGCGGCTCCCGGCGGCTTCGATGCCCCCAGCGTGCTCGGCAGCTGCGCCAGCATTGCCCGCGAAGAGCTGGGCGGCTTGCAGGGTAACGGCAAACCACTGGCGGCCGGCGAGCGGCTGAACTGGTCCGGTGCCGAGCGGCGGCAACGCACGATCGATGAGCGACTAATTCCCGTATTCACGCCTGCACCGCAACTGCAATTGGTCATGGGCGCGCAAATCGGCGACTTCAGTGGGCAGAGTTTGTTCGACGTATTCAATAGCGCCTGGAAGATTGATTCACGCTCGGATCGCATGGGCATGCGCCTGCTCGGCCCACAGCTGCAATGCCGCCGCTCGAGCATGGTTTCCGAAGGTATTCCCCTGGGCGCCGTGCAGGTGCCGCCGGATGGCCAGCCGATCGTCCTGCTCAACGATCGCCAGACCATCGGTGGCTACCCGCGCCTCGGCGCCCTCACCCCGCAAGCAGTAGCGCGCCTGGCGCAGTGTCTGCCCGGTGAGGAGCTGCGCCTGGCGCCGGTGCAGCAGGAATCGGCGCAAGAGGCGCACCTGCGCCTGCTCAAGCAATGGCGGCAAGGCTGA
- a CDS encoding AAA family ATPase encodes MEHREALLALRTFLSTQILGQEKLIERLLIALLADGHMLVEGAPGLAKTKAIKELAEGIEAEFHRIQFTPDLLPADITGTEIYRPETGSFVFQQGPIFHNLVLADEINRAPAKVQSALLEAMAERQVSVGRSTYQLSPLFLVMATQNPIEQEGTYPLPEAQLDRFLMHVTVGFPDASVERKILAQARGEALHGETKPEHRVSQQAIFAARKEILGLYMADAVEEYLVQLVMASRTPAKFDPELAEWIAYGASPRGSIALDRCARAHAWLAGREFVSPEDIQAVLFDVLRHRIILSFEAEAAGIDQDRVVQRILDVVAVA; translated from the coding sequence ATGGAACACCGTGAAGCGCTGCTCGCGCTGCGAACCTTTCTTTCTACCCAGATCCTTGGCCAGGAGAAACTCATCGAGAGGCTGCTGATCGCCTTGCTCGCCGATGGCCACATGCTGGTCGAAGGCGCGCCCGGGCTGGCCAAGACCAAGGCGATCAAGGAACTGGCCGAAGGGATCGAAGCCGAATTCCATCGCATCCAGTTCACTCCGGACCTGTTGCCTGCCGATATCACCGGCACCGAGATCTACCGTCCGGAGACTGGCAGCTTTGTGTTCCAGCAGGGGCCGATTTTTCACAACCTGGTGCTGGCCGATGAGATCAACCGCGCCCCGGCCAAGGTGCAGTCGGCGCTGCTCGAGGCCATGGCCGAACGCCAGGTCAGCGTTGGCCGCAGCACCTACCAGCTATCGCCGCTGTTCCTGGTGATGGCCACGCAGAACCCGATCGAGCAGGAAGGCACCTACCCGCTGCCGGAGGCCCAGCTCGACCGTTTCCTGATGCACGTGACCGTCGGCTTCCCGGATGCCAGCGTCGAGCGCAAGATCCTCGCCCAGGCCCGCGGCGAAGCGCTGCATGGCGAAACCAAGCCCGAGCACCGGGTCAGCCAGCAAGCGATCTTCGCCGCGCGCAAAGAAATCCTCGGCCTGTACATGGCCGATGCGGTGGAGGAATACCTGGTGCAACTGGTGATGGCCTCGCGTACGCCGGCAAAATTCGACCCGGAACTGGCCGAATGGATCGCCTACGGCGCCAGCCCGCGCGGCTCGATTGCCCTGGATCGCTGCGCGCGCGCCCACGCCTGGCTGGCCGGGCGCGAATTCGTCAGCCCGGAAGACATCCAGGCCGTGCTGTTCGACGTGCTGCGCCACCGCATCATCCTGTCGTTCGAGGCTGAAGCCGCCGGTATCGACCAGGATCGCGTGGTCCAGCGCATTCTCGATGTGGTGGCGGTGGCATAA
- a CDS encoding DUF58 domain-containing protein yields the protein MHSQPTQPGVRVNLAELIEMRHRVREVQLFSTPAKRSPLIGLHHSKLRGRGVDFDQVRVYQAGDDVRTIDWRVTARTQEPHTKLFHEERERPTYILVEQSQRLFFGSGLMFKSVLAAQAASLIGWAALGHNDRIGGLVFGGEQHEIKPRRSKQSLLQLLNRLARANQALSSDGQASRDSFGLALRRAREVLRPGSLAVIICDERTLGDSSEQQLNLLARHTDILLLPISDPLDHALPAAGLLRFAERGAQLELDTHDASLRQAYRGQGEERQARWQRLAQKLGVPLLALSTQREMIEQLRDHLNAQRPGKRL from the coding sequence ATGCACAGCCAGCCCACCCAACCCGGCGTGCGAGTCAATCTCGCCGAACTGATCGAGATGCGCCACCGCGTGCGCGAGGTACAGCTATTCTCCACGCCGGCGAAGCGCAGCCCGCTAATCGGCCTGCACCACTCCAAGCTGCGCGGGCGCGGCGTGGATTTCGACCAGGTGCGGGTCTACCAGGCGGGCGACGACGTGCGCACCATCGATTGGCGGGTCACCGCGCGCACCCAGGAGCCGCACACCAAGCTGTTCCATGAGGAACGCGAGCGGCCGACCTACATCCTCGTGGAGCAGAGCCAGCGGCTGTTTTTCGGCTCCGGGCTGATGTTCAAATCGGTGCTCGCCGCCCAGGCCGCCAGCCTGATCGGCTGGGCCGCTCTGGGTCATAACGACCGCATCGGCGGCCTGGTATTCGGCGGGGAGCAGCACGAAATCAAACCGCGGCGCAGCAAGCAGAGCCTGCTGCAGCTGCTCAATCGCCTGGCCCGCGCCAACCAGGCGCTGTCCAGCGACGGCCAAGCCAGTCGTGACAGCTTCGGCCTGGCCCTGCGCCGCGCCCGCGAAGTACTGCGCCCCGGCAGCCTGGCGGTGATCATCTGCGACGAACGCACCCTCGGCGACAGCAGCGAACAACAATTGAACCTGCTGGCGCGCCACACCGACATATTGTTGCTGCCGATCTCCGACCCGCTCGACCATGCCCTGCCGGCCGCCGGCCTGCTGCGCTTTGCCGAACGCGGCGCGCAACTGGAGCTCGACACCCATGACGCCAGCCTGCGCCAGGCCTATCGCGGCCAAGGCGAGGAGCGCCAGGCACGCTGGCAACGCCTGGCGCAGAAGCTTGGTGTGCCCTTGCTCGCGCTGAGCA
- a CDS encoding TRAP transporter substrate-binding protein has protein sequence MPAAFRLITISDHAFPVFLVGQALPIKQDSGCFPSSAGTDHCAYNNNLEKLMKSTSFRFALSAMACALSIGAFAAQAAERWNMSVEQPDGNFITTVAKDFAKDVEAATAGELQIRIHANSVLFKRPEVKRAVQTGQVQVGDVLMSVLGNEDPIYEVDSVPFLVRNYTDAQKLWVASRPAVEERLATQGIKLLYAMPWSPQSIYSKTPISSMDDFKGMKFRAYNPATSRIAELMGAIPTIIQTGEIPQAFSTSMISGMLTSPTTGVDSQAWDFVSYYYDVKAFIPKNFVIVNARAFKRLPPASQKAVLEAAARAETRGWAIAQEETSKLVKTLADHGMQVAESAPEAVEAGFDKIGETMLDEWLEKSGADGKAIIDAYKN, from the coding sequence GTGCCTGCCGCGTTTCGCCTCATAACAATTTCCGATCATGCGTTCCCGGTTTTTCTAGTTGGACAGGCTTTGCCTATTAAACAAGACTCGGGGTGTTTTCCCTCAAGCGCCGGCACAGACCATTGCGCCTACAACAATAATCTGGAGAAACTCATGAAAAGTACTTCGTTTCGCTTCGCACTGTCGGCTATGGCCTGTGCCTTGAGCATTGGTGCGTTTGCCGCGCAGGCCGCCGAGCGCTGGAACATGTCGGTCGAACAGCCCGACGGCAACTTCATTACTACCGTGGCCAAGGACTTCGCCAAAGATGTCGAAGCCGCCACCGCTGGCGAGTTGCAGATACGCATCCATGCTAACTCGGTGCTGTTCAAGCGCCCCGAGGTCAAGCGCGCGGTGCAAACCGGCCAGGTTCAGGTTGGCGACGTGCTGATGTCAGTCTTGGGCAACGAAGACCCGATCTATGAAGTGGATAGCGTGCCGTTCCTTGTGCGCAATTACACGGATGCACAAAAACTTTGGGTGGCCAGTCGCCCCGCGGTGGAAGAACGTCTTGCCACGCAGGGCATCAAGCTGCTCTATGCCATGCCCTGGTCGCCGCAGAGTATCTACAGCAAGACCCCGATCAGCAGCATGGATGACTTCAAGGGCATGAAATTTCGGGCCTACAATCCAGCGACCTCGCGCATAGCCGAGCTGATGGGGGCTATTCCGACGATTATCCAAACCGGTGAAATCCCTCAGGCGTTCAGTACCAGCATGATCAGCGGCATGCTGACGTCCCCGACTACCGGAGTGGACTCCCAGGCCTGGGATTTCGTTAGCTACTACTACGACGTTAAAGCGTTCATTCCGAAGAACTTCGTGATCGTCAATGCACGTGCCTTTAAGCGTCTGCCACCAGCATCGCAAAAGGCTGTGCTGGAGGCCGCTGCGCGTGCCGAAACGCGCGGCTGGGCGATCGCGCAGGAGGAGACCAGCAAGTTGGTGAAGACTCTCGCCGATCACGGTATGCAGGTCGCTGAAAGCGCGCCTGAGGCAGTCGAAGCCGGCTTCGATAAAATCGGTGAAACCATGCTCGACGAATGGCTGGAGAAATCCGGTGCCGACGGTAAGGCCATTATCGACGCGTACAAAAACTGA